TTCCACAGAATAAATGATTTCCGGCTGTAAAACGGTAAAACCCAGAAATTCAAGGATTCCACGGTGTATCGGAAATAAAATTGAGTGTATCTCACCGTATCTGTCTTCGACATAATTTTTTTCAGGACCGCCGGTTGTTACAGAAAGCATTGCTGTTTTTCCTGCTGAAAATCCATTGCTGAAAATTTTACCGTTGTCGTAGAGTTTTCCCATTGTAAAAACTTTATCAATCCAGCCTTTTAAAATGGCCGGAACCGAAAACCAGTACAGCGGAAACTGCCAGATCATTATTTCGCACCATTCAATCTTTTCCTGTTCAGCAACAATATCCGGCATCAATGTAGCGTGCTGTAAAGCAAATAGCTCTTCATCCTGCTGCTTGAAATAATCCGGATTTTTCAGCCGGGTGAAATTTTGTTTTCCGCTTACCGGGTGATAATTTTCTTTGTATAAATTGGTAGTTTTAACTTCGTGGCCCTCTTTTTCCAACGTTCTGACAGCGGTATTAAACATTGCTGCGTTGAAGCTTTTTTCTTCCGGATGGGCAAGGATAATAAGTATTTTCATTTTCTTAAATTTGTACTATAATAAATTGAGTTACAAAAGTATTTTTAGTACTTTAAACCTGCAATAACTATCTAAACGGATAGGCTAAATACAATTGAAATGAAAACAGAATGTATTGGTGATAAGGTAAAACTGAAAGGAAAGACCTACCCATGTACGGTAAGCCTTACGATGGATCTGGTAGGCGGAAAATGGAAAACCGTAATACTTTACCATCTGAAAAACGAGGCTAAAAGATATAGTGAACTTCGTAAAGAACTGGCAACAGTTACGGAAATGACTTTGAGTTTACAGTTGAAACAGCTGGAAAAAGACGGTTTGGTGTCAAGAAAAGTTTTTGGCAAAAAACCGCCTGTTAAAGTTGTGTACAGCCTGACTGAACTTGGAAAAACCTTTGTTCCTGTGTTGGAAGCCATTACAGAATGGGGCAATCAGGTTGTTCTTGAAAATGGGGAGTTTATAAATAGGCCGGAAAAAGAAATTAATTAAATTTTATAGTGGTAAATCAGGGCTTTTATTTTTTCAGATGCTGTTGGAAATAGATAAAATGATGCCCAATAGATTTGCTCCAGTATTCCGTATTATGATCGCCCGGCTGGCTGATGAAGGTTGCGGGGATTTTCATGCTGTCAGTCTGATGTTTGAGATTTACAGAATTTGAATATAGAATATCCTCCGTTCCGCAGTCAAAAATAAATGCTTTCTTAAAATCCGGATGTTGTTTCAATAGTGTTGAGATACTGTATTGGTTCCAGTTTACGGTTTTTGAATTGCCGATATTTATTGTCATATCGTTTATCAGCCTGTTTGTCTGCCAAAATTGTTGGCTTACTTTCTGAAAACCGGAATAATCAATTTCCAGAGCTCCGCTTGTGGAACCTGCTGTATTAAAGTAATCTGAATGTAAAATGAAATACCGCAAAGCTCCGTAACCGCCCATACTTAAACCGCTGATGAAAATATTTTTGTCATCAATATGGAAAGAACGGTGCACTTTCGGTACTAATTCTTTAAAGAAAAAATCTTCATACCGCGAATTTTTATTCACCGGGCTGTTGATGTAGAAAGATGTAAACCCGTCTGGTGTAACGATGATAAAACCATATTGGTCAGCCAGCTTTTGCAGGTCCGTTGTTTGTGACCATTGCCCGTAATCCTCGCTATATCCGTGAAAAAGATAAACCAAAGGGTATTTTTCTGTTTCCTTATATGCTTTCGGTTTAAAAACCAGAACGGTATCAGGTTGTGCCAGGTATCCTGATTTCATAATCCATTTTTCCTGTGCTTTTGATGAAACTGTCGCCAATAATCCAATCATGATCAATAATATTTTGTTCATATTTCGTATTTTTATTACAAAATTCAGCAAGCAGTTTGTTGTGTGCAATAACGAACAAAATTGTGAGCCGTTAAAAACAATTGATTATGCGTAAAGAAAATTCCACCAATGCAATAAATGAAAAATTTTTGTTTCAGGTTTGTGAGCTGAACTCGGCGATTGCAATGATCGGAGGCCGCTGGAAGTCGCAGATTGTTTATTCTGTTTCACAGGGAAACAACCGCTTTCACCTGCTGAAAAAAGAGTTGCCGAATATTTCTGAACAGGTCCTGAGCCGGCAGCTTAAAGAACTGGAAATCCATGCGGTAATTGTCAGAAAAGAAATTCCCGGAACTGTTCCTGCGGGGATTAAATATGTTTTGACTAATAAAGGGCAGGACTTGGTTCCTATTCTGGAAAGCCTTTGCGATTGGGTAAAAACTTATGCTGAAGGTAAAGAAATCTCCGTTTGTCCGATGTCATAATATTTAAGAACGATTCAGCTTTAAAAGGATCAATTATCTTTTTCATCCTGTTCAAACCCGTCCCGTATGGCGGCTTTGAGTATTTCGATGTTTATGTCTTTCAGAGCCTTGAACTTAATGCAGTATCCGGTCACGCTTGCTTTTCCGATTTCCTGTCCATATGTTTTAGCTAAGTAAGTTTTATCGCTGATGGTGAGAATATAGATGGAGATTCCTGTTGTATTGGCACTCATACCGATTTGATAAAATTCCTGGGTTTTTCCACCTGCATACTGCATGGTTTGAAGCCCATATCCGATATTAGGATTGGAAACCGTTTTGTTTTCATCGTTTTTGCCATCAAGGAACCATAATTTGCAGGCTGGCTTTATTTCCAGAATAATCCGGTGAAGTTCCTGCATATCGCTACATTTGGGTTCGGGCTGGCTGGTGATGTATTCGGTGATTTGTTTTTGGATGGTCATGTGGATTCTATTGCTTTTGTAAAGGAATTCAGGAGGATTAATTTACCAATTCAAATTTATATTTTCTTTGGTTACATTCCATCTCAAAAATCTGTCCTTTGCTGTTAAGTTTAAAGTTTGTTTTATTGGGAACAAAGTCATCAATTATTTCTGTTCCGTCATAAAAATAATTTTTGTCAGCTCCATATTTATATTGTCCCGGCAGAATTTTGAATGTTTTATTGTCTGCTTTATCAAGTTTTGAAATCTGCATTCCTCCGCTTACAGGTCTGTAATAATAAATATAATTTTTGTCTTTTGCGTACCATCCGTCAAGTGGCTCAAATGTTAAGGGGTCTACATCCTGTGAAAAAGAGCCATTGAAGTATTCTATTTCTTTTAAATGCCCATTAATTTCTCTCTGAGCTTCAGTTTTTTCGTATAAATGCCCTGTTTTGCTTTTATAAAATTGATTTTTAATGTGGACAAGCTTAATACTGTCTTTCGATTCAAATTCTGCTGAGCAGTTGCAACTGTCGGAATGTTTGGCCAAAAAAATGTCATTTGCAGCAAATTGAGATTTTCCTGTTTTTATAGATTTATTGTGTAAGGTGTTCTTTTCATTGGTCTGGTTACAGCTTTTCAGAAAGAAAGAAGTGGCTGAAAAAAAAAGTAATTTACTTACTAATTTCATTTTTTGTTGGATAAACATAGTCGAGTTTGTGTTTTAATTTACTTCTTTTATAAGTAAAATTTTATTCTTCAGATACAGGCACCCTCCATTATTGGTTCCAAAAATGAGATCAGGATGAATACTTTTCAGGCTGTCAGACTGCTCTAGTTCGGAAAGAGTTTCCTTATCAAGCCAACTGAATGTAAAATGATGCTTTTGGTAATTTGAAACCGGAAGGCTTGCATTTTGATCGGTTTCCCGTATTTTTTCCATTGTTTTGTCATCAAAATATAGCAAAGCTTCCAGAAAAGAATCGGAAGGGCCGGGAACTCTTCCTCCTGAATTATCAATAAATGTATATTTAAATTTAACTTTTTCAGGCCTGAATTCTGATAGATTAATCAGTTTTTCAAGCTGATTGATGTCCGTTGAAATTTCAGTGGTAATATTCTTCTTCTTTTCAGTTTTAACCTTTGGTTCATTTTCAAAATTAACATCATTTTTATTCTTTTCTTTACAGGAAGAGAAGATTAAAATAATTAAACAAAAAATCAGATTCCGGTTCATTGGTGGGAATTTGTTTGTATTACAGATAACGGTTTTATCTGCGTTTATTTATATTGATGACTCTTTCTATTCTCGGGCGGTTGTACCGCTGAAGAAAAACAGGATATATATTCAGTAAAATATTTGAAGTCAACAGCCATAAGGATTTAATAATTCCAAACTTAACTGCTGCAAAAATGTTAAATCCCAGAACGATAATCATGATAATCAGATGCCCCAGTTCATCCTGTTTTGTCCGGTAATAAAGATTCGCTAAAGCTGCTGCATTTTTTTTTACGGGTTTGGATTTTTTGTTCAGCTTTTCCCAGCCCACAGCAACTAATAGTTTTCGGTAAACATTAATTCCAAGCGATTCGTATATTTTTCCCTTCTTTTCCCAGGCTTTTTCCTGGAAGTAGGGCGAATTCAGCTTGCTTTTCATTGTTTCTGTAAAAGTAAGTGTACATGCCATCAGCATAAAGTTCAGGGCCAGGGCAAAAGAAAAGCCGTCCATCCTGATATAATGGACCAGAGCATAAACCAGCCCAATCGTAATGATTGAAATCAGGGTTAGAGTTAAGAGTTTTTTCATGGAGTTTTTTTATTCAGATTCTATAATGTTTCCAATAGTCCGGAATCTCCATACTTTTTAACAGGTAACATCATAAAAACTGATTCCAAATTTAATGGAAAATGCTTAATAATCTCTCCTGAAATAATGTGTTTTACAATTTTTCTTTATTTTTTCTAAGATATATTTCACTTTTAGCGGTAAATATTTTATTTGACAATGCTGTATGTATAATCCTTTAATAGGTATCTGTGGCTTGCTTCTTCAAGATCGGTTCCTTTGGGTTCAGGTATGCCCTGTTGAAGTACCGGATCATTTTCATTGGGGATAAAAACAGGGAGATCATTTTTCTCTATGATAGTTCCTGTCACTTTCACGGTTTTCAGATTATTGTCATTTACGTAATATCCTTCCGGCCAGCTATCCATTCCGTCCATCCAGATATTTTCTCCATTATCTGTAATCAGTATCGCACCGAGTTTCATATTTACGGTTTGCCCGGTAACGGTTATATTTTTCCCGATATATTTTTTCAAATCTTTATTTTGCAGATTTTCTTTTCCTGTTCTCTTTATATCTGAACAAGCATAAACGCAAAATATGCAGAGAATTAAAATTTTTTTTACCGTTAATATCTTTTTCATTATTGATGTGTGTTGAGCTAATTTATGTATTCTTATGGAAATATAAGTTAAAATTCATACAACATCTGGTATTCTTGCAACTTGCCTTCACTGAAACGAAAAAAGAACAGCTATTGACTGTTCTTTCTATATTTATCACAATTATATTTATTATCCAAATGCCCTTTTCAGTAAGCTTTCCACTTTCGGTTCGCTTCCTCTGAAACTTTTATACAGCTCCATTGGGTCCTTTGTTCCGCCGGAAGAAAGAAGCACTTTGTATTTCTCTGCGGTTTCATGATTGAAAATTCCTGTTTCCTTAAAATACTGGAATGCATCCGCATCCAGAACTTCTGCCCATTTATAAGAATAGTAGCCGGCAGAATATCCGCCCTGGAAAATATGGGAGAAACTTGGACTCATAGCTGTTTCAGGATTTACGGGATAAAGTGTTGTTGCCTTTGTATATTTATCCTCAAAAGCCTTTACACTTTCAGTTTCCAGTTCTTTTACCTTTGTATGGTAATTCATATCCAGAAGCCCGAAACCAAGCTGTCTCATGGTCTGGTAACCTTCCATGAAATTTTTAGACTGTTCAATTTTCTCGATTTTTTCGTCCGGAAGTACTTCTCCGGTTTTATAATGTCTGGCAAATGTTTTCAGGAATTCCGGCTCGTAACAGAAGTTTTCCAGGAATTGAGAAGGAAGTTCCACGAAATCCCATTTTACAGAAGTTCCGGAAAGGTTTGGATATTGTGTATCTGCCAGCATTCCGTGAAGTGCATGCCCGAATTCATGGAACAAAGTTGTTACTTCCTGGAATGTCAGTAAGCTCGGTGTATCTTTCGTTGGTTTGCTGAAATTACAGACAATAGAGATGTGCGGACGGGAATTTTCACCGTCTTTTTTATACTGACTTTTGTAGCAGGTCATCCATGCACCGGCTCTTTTCCCTTTTCTCGGGAAATAGTCTACATAAAGCAATGCCTTGAAATCCCTTGCTGTGTGGCCGCTGGTAGAAACTGCACTCAGCTCTTTTACTTCATATATTTTTACATCATTATGGTATTTGGGAAGGTCATTTCTTTCCTCAAAAGTAAGTCCGAAGAGTTTTTCAGCCAGTCCAAAAACCGCATCCTGTACCTGATCTAACGGAAAATACGGCTTCAGTTCCTCATCATTAAAATCATATTTCTGTTTTCTTAATTTTTCTGCGTAGAAAGCGTGATCGTATCCCTGAAGTTCATCTATTCCGTCAGCTTTGGCTAAAGATCTCAGCTCATCTGTTTCTTTATCTGCGTAGGGTTTTGCTTTCGTTAAAAGTTCATTTAAAAAATCAAAGACTTTCACCGGAGATTTTGCCATTCTTTCTTCCAGAACATAATCTGCATAATTCTGGTAACCTAATAATTCCGCTTTCTGCTGTTTTAATTGAAGGAGTTCTTTAATAAGTTCCTGATTGTCGAATTCTCCGCCATTAAAAGATTTTTTGCCGTTGGCAAGGGCAATTTCTTTTCTCAGTTCACGGTTTTCAGCATATGTCATGAAAGGAATGTAGCTTGGATACTGTAACGTAACTACCCAGCCTTCCAGTTCTCTTTCTTTGGCTTCTTCGGCATATTGTTCAAGGATAGCTTCGGGGATTCCGGCCAGATCTGCTTTATTTGTAATATGCTTAAAATAAGCATTGGTAGACGCTAAAACATTCTGCCCGAACTGAAGTGATTTCAAAGAGAGATCCATATTGATCTTCTGTAACTTTTCCTTGCCTTCTTTATCAAGCAG
Above is a window of Chryseobacterium shigense DNA encoding:
- a CDS encoding M3 family metallopeptidase, whose translation is MNILTEKFNTPYHAAPFDGIKNEDFLPAFKDLITKSEDEINTIVNNPASPTFENVIEALAYSGEQLEVVSSIFFNLNSAETSDEIQKIAQEVSPLLTEYSSKISQNEALFSKIKKVYDEKEKYTLNEEQEMLLNETYKGFVRSGALLDKEGKEKLQKINMDLSLKSLQFGQNVLASTNAYFKHITNKADLAGIPEAILEQYAEEAKERELEGWVVTLQYPSYIPFMTYAENRELRKEIALANGKKSFNGGEFDNQELIKELLQLKQQKAELLGYQNYADYVLEERMAKSPVKVFDFLNELLTKAKPYADKETDELRSLAKADGIDELQGYDHAFYAEKLRKQKYDFNDEELKPYFPLDQVQDAVFGLAEKLFGLTFEERNDLPKYHNDVKIYEVKELSAVSTSGHTARDFKALLYVDYFPRKGKRAGAWMTCYKSQYKKDGENSRPHISIVCNFSKPTKDTPSLLTFQEVTTLFHEFGHALHGMLADTQYPNLSGTSVKWDFVELPSQFLENFCYEPEFLKTFARHYKTGEVLPDEKIEKIEQSKNFMEGYQTMRQLGFGLLDMNYHTKVKELETESVKAFEDKYTKATTLYPVNPETAMSPSFSHIFQGGYSAGYYSYKWAEVLDADAFQYFKETGIFNHETAEKYKVLLSSGGTKDPMELYKSFRGSEPKVESLLKRAFG
- a CDS encoding winged helix-turn-helix transcriptional regulator — encoded protein: MRKENSTNAINEKFLFQVCELNSAIAMIGGRWKSQIVYSVSQGNNRFHLLKKELPNISEQVLSRQLKELEIHAVIVRKEIPGTVPAGIKYVLTNKGQDLVPILESLCDWVKTYAEGKEISVCPMS
- a CDS encoding NAD(P)H-dependent oxidoreductase; protein product: MKILIILAHPEEKSFNAAMFNTAVRTLEKEGHEVKTTNLYKENYHPVSGKQNFTRLKNPDYFKQQDEELFALQHATLMPDIVAEQEKIEWCEIMIWQFPLYWFSVPAILKGWIDKVFTMGKLYDNGKIFSNGFSAGKTAMLSVTTGGPEKNYVEDRYGEIHSILFPIHRGILEFLGFTVLQPEIIYSVERLTDDERETALQNWSERLTNLEKETVEKLG
- a CDS encoding DUF1801 domain-containing protein; this translates as MTIQKQITEYITSQPEPKCSDMQELHRIILEIKPACKLWFLDGKNDENKTVSNPNIGYGLQTMQYAGGKTQEFYQIGMSANTTGISIYILTISDKTYLAKTYGQEIGKASVTGYCIKFKALKDINIEILKAAIRDGFEQDEKDN
- a CDS encoding alpha/beta hydrolase → MNKILLIMIGLLATVSSKAQEKWIMKSGYLAQPDTVLVFKPKAYKETEKYPLVYLFHGYSEDYGQWSQTTDLQKLADQYGFIIVTPDGFTSFYINSPVNKNSRYEDFFFKELVPKVHRSFHIDDKNIFISGLSMGGYGALRYFILHSDYFNTAGSTSGALEIDYSGFQKVSQQFWQTNRLINDMTINIGNSKTVNWNQYSISTLLKQHPDFKKAFIFDCGTEDILYSNSVNLKHQTDSMKIPATFISQPGDHNTEYWSKSIGHHFIYFQQHLKK
- a CDS encoding DKNYY domain-containing protein encodes the protein MKLVSKLLFFSATSFFLKSCNQTNEKNTLHNKSIKTGKSQFAANDIFLAKHSDSCNCSAEFESKDSIKLVHIKNQFYKSKTGHLYEKTEAQREINGHLKEIEYFNGSFSQDVDPLTFEPLDGWYAKDKNYIYYYRPVSGGMQISKLDKADNKTFKILPGQYKYGADKNYFYDGTEIIDDFVPNKTNFKLNSKGQIFEMECNQRKYKFELVN
- a CDS encoding winged helix-turn-helix transcriptional regulator, with translation MKTECIGDKVKLKGKTYPCTVSLTMDLVGGKWKTVILYHLKNEAKRYSELRKELATVTEMTLSLQLKQLEKDGLVSRKVFGKKPPVKVVYSLTELGKTFVPVLEAITEWGNQVVLENGEFINRPEKEIN